A region from the Desulfuribacillus alkaliarsenatis genome encodes:
- the dnaK gene encoding molecular chaperone DnaK, translating to MSKVIGIDLGTTNSCVAVMEGGEPVVIPNAEGNRTTPSVVAFGKDGERIVGETAKRQAITNPNTIQSIKRYIGTDHKETIDGKEYTPQQISAMILQKLKADAEAYIGSKVEKAVITVPAYFSDAQRQATKDAGKIAGLEVLRIINEPTAAALAYGLEKDESQTILVYDLGGGTFDVSILELGDGVFEVRATSGNNRLGGDDFDQKVIDYLVAEFKKENGIDLSKDKMALQRLKDAAEKAKKELSGVTSTQISLPFITADATGPKHLEISLTRAKFNELTEDLVEKTLEPTRNAIKDSGLSPNEIDKVILVGGSIRIPAVQEAIKKLVGKDPHKGVNPDEVVALGAAIQAGVLTGDVKDVVLLDVTPLSLGIETLGGVFTKLIERNTTIPTTKSQVFSTAADSQTSVDIHVLQGEREMAAYNKSLGRFQLTDLPPAPRGVPQIEVSFDIDANGIVNVSAKDMGTGKIQKITITASSGLSDEEIEKMVQEAEANAETDKKRREEIDLRNEADSLVYTVEKTLKELGDKAEQESIDKANAAKDEVKKALEGTDVEAIKTAKEELEKVVHELSMKLYEQAAQQAQTEQGEQANQQEANNDDNVVDAEYEEVKDEETKDEDKK from the coding sequence ATGAGTAAAGTTATTGGAATAGATTTAGGAACAACTAATTCATGTGTCGCTGTAATGGAGGGTGGGGAGCCAGTAGTTATCCCTAATGCTGAAGGGAATAGAACGACTCCTTCAGTAGTTGCTTTTGGAAAAGATGGTGAGCGTATTGTTGGAGAGACTGCAAAGCGCCAAGCAATTACTAACCCAAATACAATTCAATCAATCAAAAGATATATTGGAACTGACCACAAAGAAACAATTGATGGAAAAGAGTATACTCCGCAACAAATTTCAGCGATGATATTACAAAAATTAAAGGCAGATGCTGAAGCATACATAGGTAGTAAGGTCGAGAAGGCAGTAATAACAGTACCAGCATATTTCAGTGATGCTCAGCGTCAAGCTACTAAGGATGCAGGTAAAATAGCAGGTTTGGAAGTTTTACGTATTATCAATGAGCCAACAGCGGCAGCATTAGCTTATGGACTTGAAAAGGATGAATCACAGACTATTTTAGTTTATGACCTTGGTGGAGGAACATTTGACGTATCAATCCTTGAGCTAGGTGATGGAGTATTTGAAGTTCGTGCAACCAGTGGTAACAACCGTTTAGGTGGAGATGACTTTGACCAAAAAGTTATTGATTACTTAGTAGCAGAATTTAAAAAGGAAAATGGTATCGATTTAAGTAAGGACAAAATGGCATTACAACGTCTTAAAGATGCTGCAGAAAAGGCTAAAAAGGAGTTATCTGGAGTTACTTCAACGCAGATATCACTACCGTTTATCACAGCCGATGCCACTGGTCCAAAACACTTAGAGATTAGCTTAACTAGAGCTAAATTTAATGAACTAACAGAAGATTTAGTAGAAAAAACGCTAGAGCCTACAAGAAATGCGATTAAAGATTCTGGCTTATCGCCAAATGAGATAGATAAAGTAATCCTTGTTGGTGGATCAATAAGAATACCGGCAGTACAGGAAGCGATTAAGAAGCTAGTTGGTAAGGACCCACATAAAGGTGTAAACCCTGACGAAGTAGTAGCCTTAGGTGCTGCTATCCAAGCAGGAGTTTTAACTGGAGATGTTAAGGATGTTGTATTGCTTGACGTAACTCCTTTATCCCTAGGAATTGAGACATTAGGCGGAGTATTCACAAAATTAATAGAAAGAAACACGACTATACCTACAACAAAATCACAGGTATTCTCAACGGCGGCTGATAGCCAAACATCGGTAGACATTCATGTTCTTCAAGGGGAACGTGAAATGGCTGCATACAATAAGTCCCTTGGAAGATTCCAGCTTACAGATTTACCGCCAGCACCTCGTGGTGTACCACAAATTGAAGTTAGCTTTGATATTGATGCTAATGGTATAGTAAACGTATCAGCTAAGGATATGGGCACTGGTAAAATACAAAAGATTACAATTACGGCATCTAGCGGATTATCTGACGAAGAAATTGAAAAAATGGTTCAAGAAGCGGAAGCAAATGCAGAAACAGATAAAAAGCGCCGTGAAGAGATTGACTTACGTAATGAAGCAGACTCATTAGTATACACAGTAGAGAAAACATTGAAGGAATTAGGAGATAAAGCTGAACAGGAGTCTATTGACAAGGCGAATGCTGCAAAGGACGAAGTTAAAAAGGCTTTAGAAGGCACAGATGTTGAAGCGATTAAAACAGCTAAGGAAGAGCTGGAGAAGGTCGTTCATGAGTTATCGATGAAATTGTACGAACAAGCAGCTCAGCAAGCTCAAACTGAACAGGGTGAGCAGGCTAATCAGCAGGAAGCAAATAATGACGATAACGTAGTAGATGCTGAGTACGAAGAAGTTAAAGACGAAGAAACTAAAGACGAAGATAAAAAATAA
- the grpE gene encoding nucleotide exchange factor GrpE: MQDLKEEQVKENEEANSVSSECSEDNQSSTDDESKTDSNRDSESSYNETDSKIDELEQKLKDQEEKFLRLQADFDNFRKRSQKERQSVIARANKELLLSILPIVDNLERAIASSANPDDAFTKGVNMVYNQLMDELNKQGVTTIEAVNQEFDPNYHQAVAKEAADGVDSNIVIQEFQKGYLLHEEVLRPSMVKVSE; the protein is encoded by the coding sequence ATGCAAGATTTAAAGGAAGAGCAAGTTAAAGAAAATGAGGAAGCAAATTCAGTAAGCTCTGAATGCTCAGAAGACAATCAAAGCAGTACAGATGACGAAAGTAAAACAGATAGTAATAGAGATAGTGAAAGCTCATATAACGAAACTGATAGTAAAATTGATGAGTTAGAACAAAAATTAAAAGATCAAGAAGAGAAGTTTCTGCGTTTGCAGGCGGACTTTGACAACTTTAGGAAACGTAGCCAAAAGGAAAGGCAAAGTGTGATAGCTAGAGCAAACAAAGAGTTATTATTAAGTATTTTGCCGATTGTTGATAACCTTGAACGAGCTATTGCTTCTAGTGCAAACCCAGATGACGCGTTCACAAAAGGTGTAAATATGGTTTACAATCAGCTAATGGATGAGCTGAATAAACAAGGAGTTACGACAATTGAGGCAGTAAATCAAGAATTCGATCCCAATTATCACCAAGCAGTAGCGAAAGAAGCTGCGGATGGGGTAGATTCTAATATAGTAATACAAGAGTTTCAAAAAGGGTATTTATTACACGAAGAAGTCCTAAGGCCTTCGATGGTAAAAGTAAGTGAGTAA
- the dnaJ gene encoding molecular chaperone DnaJ — translation MSKRDYYEVLGVKKDATPEEIKKAYRQLARKLHPDVNKDDPKAEEKFKETKEAYDILSSQEKRAQYDRFGHAGPQGQGFGGFGGFEEADFSGGFSDIFDMFFGGGGGGGRATNRPRRGSDLRYDLAITLKEAMTGKEVEVKIPRQENCPTCDGSGAASKSDIETCTVCNGTGQEETMQNTPFGRIVNRRVCSACHGQGKKIKKVCQDCKGQGKIRKTKTIKINIPAGVDTGAKIRVSGEGEPGENGGPTGDLFIFINVKPHEFFERNGDDLYCEVPITFAQAALGDDIEVPTIDGKVRLKVPAGTQTGKLFRIKGKGAPRLRGYGTGDQFVKTVVVTPTNLTSKQKELLKEFTEAGGDDTYSQSKSIFQRFKDAFK, via the coding sequence TTGAGCAAGCGAGATTATTATGAGGTACTGGGAGTTAAGAAGGATGCAACCCCAGAAGAAATTAAAAAAGCATATAGACAATTAGCAAGAAAGCTTCACCCTGACGTAAATAAAGATGATCCGAAAGCTGAAGAGAAATTCAAAGAAACAAAAGAAGCCTATGATATTTTATCTAGCCAAGAGAAGCGTGCTCAGTATGACCGTTTTGGTCATGCGGGACCTCAGGGACAAGGCTTTGGCGGTTTTGGAGGCTTTGAAGAGGCTGATTTTTCTGGCGGCTTTAGTGATATATTTGATATGTTTTTTGGCGGCGGAGGCGGAGGCGGTCGTGCCACAAATCGTCCTCGAAGGGGATCGGACTTACGCTACGATCTAGCGATTACACTTAAAGAAGCAATGACTGGTAAAGAGGTCGAGGTGAAGATTCCGCGCCAAGAGAACTGTCCGACATGTGATGGATCTGGAGCTGCGTCTAAATCTGATATTGAGACTTGTACAGTATGTAACGGAACAGGGCAAGAAGAAACGATGCAAAACACGCCTTTTGGTAGGATTGTAAATCGTCGGGTATGTTCAGCTTGTCATGGCCAAGGGAAGAAGATTAAGAAGGTATGTCAAGATTGTAAAGGACAGGGCAAGATTCGCAAGACGAAAACGATTAAAATTAATATCCCTGCTGGTGTAGATACAGGTGCTAAAATTCGTGTATCTGGCGAAGGTGAACCTGGAGAGAACGGCGGACCAACAGGTGATTTGTTTATCTTTATTAATGTAAAACCCCATGAGTTTTTCGAACGTAATGGAGACGATTTATACTGCGAGGTTCCTATAACATTTGCTCAAGCAGCACTTGGTGATGATATAGAAGTTCCAACTATTGATGGCAAGGTTCGTCTTAAAGTTCCTGCAGGCACGCAAACAGGCAAGCTATTTAGAATTAAGGGCAAAGGTGCTCCAAGACTGCGTGGCTATGGTACAGGAGATCAATTCGTAAAAACCGTTGTTGTAACACCAACTAATTTAACATCGAAACAGAAGGAACTATTAAAAGAATTCACGGAAGCTGGCGGGGATGACACCTATAGCCAATCCAAGTCTATCTTCCAACGCTTTAAGGATGCATTCAAATAG